GTTCTCTAAAGGGGAAGAACAAGTGCTGAAATCGGTGCCTGACATGTTTGGGCAGATCTGGTAACGAGAGGGTTGGTGAACCATCCTCTAGGGATGGGTGTTGAGCATTGCCCTCCATTGGCATTACCTTCACAAGCTATAGCagacctgctctgcagggcaacacCCGATCAGCTGCAGCAGGGGCCAATGGATCCAGCTGCAGATCCCTCCCGTGGGAGAGGTGTTGGTGTGGAGATTACATCTCATGGTCTTGTGCAATCAAAGCCATTCAGTGGTGAAAGTACTAGTCAATTGTAGTCAGCAGGGAGCAAGAGTCCTAGTTTGTCTGCAGTTGCTGCTGTTGGAAAAATGGCATATAATGAGAGGAAATATTAGTGTGCTGTCCTGTTTTGAAACTTTATTGATTTCctctccctctctgcagagttctCAGACTCTGAAGATGCCGTGTATCTGACTACCATGGATACTCCTTTGGTGAGTATTGTCTCTGCATGTTTTAAGCAGCACGTAGCTACCCTGGTCTGTCTGTCACACTTTCTGAATACCCTTTGCCCTCAAGACATGGCATCAAGATGAGTCTGCCTTCATGAGCAGGAACAGCACACTCGTAATGCACTAAGCAAACTTTCTTTTCCCTGCACACCCTCCTATTTTCAATTGTTGGTAGTCTGGGTGCTGCTTACTGATGGGTGTGGTGTGTCTATATTCTGTAGATATCTGACAACTATATCCCTGGAGATACTGAGAGAAAGATTGAAGGTGAGAAGAAAAACACACTGGTGGACAACGAAATAATTCCAGACAAAGCTGCACCTGTTGAAGAGGACGTGTCCAACAAGATCTCCATGGCAAGCACAGCCAACAGCAGCATCTTTGAAAGAACAGAAGTCCTTACAGGTAATATTCCACCTTGTCCTGAGAAATCAGTAATACTGTAAATCAAAAAGGCTTCTCTTGTTCTCTGTTTCTCTGGGGGGCAGTTTCTGCTGACAAGGGGAGCGACATGTGTTACCTCTGTGACTACCTGTAGCATGGTCGCTTCAGCCTTCTAGTCCTTGACCAGAAGAGGAGGCTACTGCTGTGTTTCTGGGGTAAAGAGCTTGTTTTTGAGCCTGCCAGCTGACTGTTGGCGTAAGTGCCACACGACTCACGTGGCAGCTGCTCTGCACCCAGATACTACCTCAGTGAGGGGCATATCTAGCCATATATCAACGACATCATAGACTTTCATATCAAATGAAGGCATTTTTCTTCTAACCTCTGCCCAAGTCCTGCCTTTCCTGAGCCTTGCCAGGAGCCAGGCAGTTCCTCCAAGGGATTTGAACACCTGCTCAACTGGTGTGAATCTAAGCACCTCTGTCTAGAGCAGAACCCAGCGAGTGGCTTCCCCGCAGCACATGGAACAGGTCTGTCTCAGGGCACACTTCATCACGCCCTTGACCTGGTGGTGCGAGTACAAACCTCAGCACATCTTGCTGCTCCACAGTTGTCCTTCCAGCTGGAGGACTGACTGGAAGAGTGGATTGCAAAGCCACCTCACAAAGAAACTGATTTAGTGCAATGAGTAGTTGTCACAGCAAAGGATAAAATTCACTGAGGGCTTGTGGCCATCCTTGGTGTGAGGAGAGAGAGatcttggtggggtttttttttggttgtttggggtgttttttggaggGAGGTGGTGGTGGTAGTGGGATGTTGCTGTCTAACTGAACTGCAGTCCCCAGAGTGTGCTCACACAGGCAGTTGACAAAGCATTCAGATCGGAGCTGGACCATTTTCCTGGTGTTGACACTGTTTGTGTATTGTGgtggggtggttttggttttttctttgttttgttttgctttgtctttgtgCAAGGAGGATGTCTTTTTATCAAAACTTTTCTTCCTCTAAGCTGGAGTACTAACACAATCTGGTTAATGTGGAACATGTGATTATTCTATGGTTGAATGAAAAGCAACTTCTGGCCTTTTCCAATAACATCTGTTGCTGAAAATGCCAGCACGTCCAGTGACAGGCACAAGGACAGCGCTGGctctgggggcagttctggggcTGGTACTTTTGAAGCAGGTTTTGAGATGTAGCTGATGGTTTGGCGTTGTCCAGGAGTTTAAACTTAATCCATTTTCTTTCCCCCCCCAGCTCTCATTGCCGGAGGGGCAGTGGGCCTCTTGTTTGCTGTCTGCCTGATCCTCCTCCTAGTCTATCGCATGAAGAAAAAGGATGAAGGCAGTTACGACCTTGGGAAGaaacccatctacaagaaagccCCTACAAATGAGTTCTATGCTTAAAGCTCAGCAGCACCTTGTGCCCATCAAGGGCCAAACAGACTGTATGGAAACACTGTGCCCTCAGATGAGATGTGCTGAACAAATGCTCTTTTTGGATTGAATTTCAAAGCGACTTTTGAGAGAAAACAAACTTCCTACGTGACCCTTCCCATCCTGCACACTAACAAGGGCCCAATGAAATACAAAgagtctgaaaaaaaaccaaaacaaacccaaacctcagtgtatttttcttctaaagctagtgtaaagataataaagatgCCAAATTTTCTGCTTGGTCTTATAGAGGGTATGTAAACACAAAACAGACTGTATGGAGGCAAACACCATGTGTTTGCATCCCATGTGCTGTGCTCAGATTGGCTGCTTCTATAGAAGATGGCTTTTTTTTATAAACCTCGCTAATAGATGTCTTGCAGCGGGCTGGTGATGTGAAGCATTTTTGTGGAGAACTATTTATGAATCTCTTACACTACAGATGATAATGTTGCCTTATCAGGGAGTAAAAGGGCCCATAGGGGCTCGAAATCCCTGAATGCCATAAAGGGCCTATGGGAATGTCTTCCCCAGGAGATTTGTGTCTCTTCCTGTCGGCCCCAGGCAAGGGCCATTAATCCATGGAATCAGGACAGCCAGTTTTGTTTGGCTATGACAACACCCTTTCCTTGCCTTCAGtctcttaccttttttttaaagattgcttgtaggatttttttaataacaaaattttaaagaaaatagccTGATGTTTATATAAAGTTTGTAGAAAttgttttgaaataataaaaaaaaaattacttttttaatttcctcagatttattttttcaatcCCTTTGTGTTTCCTTTGGCTGGGCATTTCTCTAGAGATGTTGTTTTGTATGATTCATGTTCTGAACCGAAGCAGAGTTAGCTACAGTGTGTTACAGGTTTCTTTTAGTTCTATAGCAGCTACTGTAGAGGATAAAGATATTTATGGCTTTCCCATAACTTTTTTAgcgtttgatttttgttttttaaacagaattattTATAGTTTCTGAAATGGCTGTTCTCATTTGGTAACTTTTTATCCTTTTTATGTAAAACACTAATATAATGAGTCTCTGTGAAAACTATTTAAGCTTTATTCTGTTAATTTTAAATTCAAGGCAATAACTTCTAGGATTAATCTGTATGCAAAATTGGATTCATAATATAATTGCGGTAGGGAAAAGACGAGAGTATTTCTAGCCTGTAATATATTATAATCAGTCCTATAGagctatatattatatattttactGAGAAATATACAGTTAAGAGTGAAAAGGCTGGAGTTAATTCTTTGGCAGCCTTATTGTGTGTGAGAGGCTTGATCTCGTGTTTGCTGTTTGTCCAACATCTCGTCTGGAGCACAGGCGGTTTGTGCAGAGCCTGGGGCTCCGTCTCCGAGTCCCAGCCGTGCCTGGAATAGGTCTGGGTGCAGGATGGACCAGGTTTGGTCCTCTGGGTTGGAGCAGAGCTCCCCATCGCTGTTCTGGGGCGGGTTTTTGAGGCAAGCGTTGGGTGTTTGCAGTATGGAGAAGGTACCGCTCTGTTTTGGGGGCTGGCTGTTTTGTGGGGTCAGGACCTGCCCTGCAGAGACTGGGTGGGGGCTGCAAGTGCCACAAACTGGGAGTGCTGGGCTTCCACAGACAGCTGGTGTGGAACCTGCGGTGTGGATTTCTTCACGTATCATGTACGTAGCTCCTAGCCCTGCTGAGAGCCAGACCAGTTCCCCCAGTGCTCCCGGAGCGGAGGGTGACGTGTGTCCGATGCCTCTGTTCCAGGGTGGTGTTACAGAACTGCTTCGTACAAGTCGTGTCCTACTGCAGCTCTCTGCATCTGGTAGGGTTTAACACAAAAAGCTGTGTGACCGGGTAGGCAGCACAAACCCAGACTGTTCCAAAGGCTGTTTGGAAATCCCATCGGCTCCTGAAGCCTCCTTACTGAGCCTTTGTTGTAGGCTTGAGGCCAAATTCATAGAGGTGCTAGAACAAAGAAATTCAGCTTCAGCTGGTGGCAGCTGCTTTTCAGAGCTACACAGGCGAAGTGGAGATGGCAGGGGAGCTGTGAATTGAGACATAGATGCAGGAGGACTTCTCCCAAGGGTCTTCCTCCAGGTTGACTCACTCGCTTGGTCCCCATACAAGTGTGTTTGGGGAAACTGGGAGCTCTGGGAGGCTCTAAAATCTGCACAGAGGTCACTGTTGactggaaggagagggaggatttTACTGCCTGTGGACAGCCCTACCAGGAGGGCAGGAGCGGTGTCTGCTTCTCGGGATATTGAGATTCTCTTGTGTAATTGCTCCTGGGGATTTTCCACTGTTActgatcttttattttctttcaaataaactgGTACTTTCTAAAATTGGCTTTTTGGACTGTTTCTGCTCTGAAATTACTTTTGGGAGCTGGATAACAGGGAGCTCGTGTTTGTGTAACTTTTTGGTTTACCGAAGGGGGAGGCACGCTGGGATCTGGCTTGGTGGTGACCCACAGCTCAAAGGGGCTTTGTCAGCTGCTCCCGAGCTGTCCTCAGCATCCGACCCACCGGTGACTCCAGCAGGACCAGTGTCACCGGCGTTCTGGAGCCACCTGAGCTCCTCCAGGCGAGTAAAGCCGATGGAGCATGGCGCAGTGAGGTGAGTCAGTTTCTTATCTGGTGCTTAGTTTTGTGATGGCACTTTGAGAGGGCTGTCCCCTTGCAGCCAGAAGGGACAGCGGGATGTATAGATGGGCTTGTGCACGTCCCCTGATGACAGCAGCACGTTCCTGTGCCCTCAAAGTGGGGAGCAATGTGCAGAGAGTCCTGCTCGACCAAGTTTCAAGCCAGCCCTGTTTAACTCATGGGCCATCAAAGTGGGGGAAGAGCTGTTGCAGcttccctgggatcagctgctcCAGGAACAAGTCCCCAGGTGACTTCATGCCACTGGGGACTAAAGCAGCTCTTAAGCAAGAACTGGaggaagctgctgcttctccaagCCCCTCAGCCCTGGCAGCTTGGTGCTCCTGAGGGATGTGACCCAGCTCTGCCTGCCAGGGACGTGGGACAAGGAGGGCTGCGCAGAGAGCggggctgctggctgggaaaagcgCTGAGTCTCCTTACTAAGAAGTGCCGTATTTAAATGGATTATCCTCCTTGAGAAAATCTAATTCCCTTCTCCCTGGTGGGAACTCCTGCTCTGGGTGGTTAGGATTAGCAGGGATGGAGGAAACAAATCGGGACTGGTACACAGGCTCCCTCGGGGGTGAGTGGGTAGCAAACCTCAGCTCTGCTCCTTGTTGCCTGGTCTGTCAGCGGTGTGCTTGAGGGTCCTCTGAGAATCTGCCACTGGTACCAAGAACCCACATGCTCACTGGGTTGATCTTTGCTCCGTGGGAGCTGCTGTTTACCAGTAAATCGGTGACGTATGTCTGCGATCTTCGTGTTCTTGTGCCTCGTGTGGCTGTGACAGGTTCTTGGATGTGCTTCTTGGAATAAtgtgtgtttgtcttttttttttttccctctcctgggTTTCATCTCTGTTGCAAGAATCCCGCGTACTTTCCAAAACCGCCCTCAGCGTAAAAGTGCCTTGTTTTTACAAAGCAATCTGGACGGGTACCCTGCAGCTCCCTGGAGCACAAGCCTGGCTGCCCGCCCGTGCTTGCATGGCTGCAGTTCCTGGGATGGATTTGTCACCATTCCCTCCGTCTGCATTTCTGCCCTCCCCGGCCAGCCTGCCTGGGTCTGGTGATAGCTGAGGGGCGATTGCACTAACGCCTTGGGAATTTCTGATCTTCAGCTCTGACCCTTGAGATACCACTTCGTTGTTTTTCCTCCTAGTGCTCCTCTGGTTTTAGAACCAAACCCCTGAGGACCTGCTTTGCTTGGCTTGAAAATATCGGGCGCCCTCCTGGGTACTGATGTGACCGAGCAGCCGTGGGCAGCTATGCCCTTCCCAAAACCCTCCCTGGCAGGAGGGGCTCGGGGGAACGAGGGGACCCTTGCTGATCCCCTCTGCTCTGCGGCTTCCAGGGGGCGTTGAGGTGGAGCTCATAGGTGTCCGGGTCCCTTGTTTTCCCGCGGCGCTGGGGCGGGTGTCCCCGGGCACTTCGCTGCCGCTCGCCTTGTGTCTGCTGCCACCTCCTGGGAAAGCCTGGtcagccctgcccgcccctgcccggctgctgccaTCGCTTCCACACAGCCCCGGCGGGGAGAGGATGTTTTTGGGGAGCCGCTCTGCTAATTACAGGCTGCCTCGCCGTGGCACCCCGCCACGGCTGGGAATTCCTCGGCAAGAGCTGGTCTCAGGTGCGGGACTGCAAATGGCAGTGGTGGTAACACTATTCAGAAATGCTGGCTGCTGAGAGGTTTGCCTTTTTTAGaatatctttttcttctttttttttttcccgccagatttttttctgtgtgtttttatatttttttctctatatatttattattattatatggttattattattattactctaTTTTTGCAGTGCGTGGCTTCACTGCAGCTAATGGCTCTGAGCCCTTGGGAGGAATGGGGAGAAGAGGCCAAAACAGCTTCTCACCTGGAGATGCCACCAACTCCTGAATTCTCAGTGGGGTGCAAGTGCTTCCCGAGGTGCTCCCCAACCCAGGTTTGTGCTCCCTACAGGGAGGATGCAGAGGAAACGTTGTCGAGGCATTAGCTATCTCACTTTTTATCGCAACTATTGCAGCTGAAGCTTGTGAGCAGTTTTATAGAGGTGGGGTCATTTCATTTTGTGTCTGGAGACAATCAGACTGTGTTGTGCCTCACAGCTCAGCCCATGTGGGGAGAGTCCCCCCCAGGACCTCCATGTGTCCCACCACCGCGGGGATGGGCCCATCCCCTCTCCCTTTCCCCAGCAGATGAGATGGTCCCTGCGTGGAAACCAGGAGCGGGGATTTTTCCTCCCATCCTCAAATATTGGTGGCTTGGGAAAAGTGTGGGTGGGAAAAGCTGTAATGATGCCTTTGTTCTGGGAATAGATTAAACTTCATAATGCGGGGTCACTGTGGTGAAGGCGCATCTGATTGATGCTGTGAGACGAGGCAGAACTCGATGGTGGGGAATGGACCTTGTGGGAGCAGGTCCTGTGTGTCTGGTGTGAACCCATGATGCTGGAGTTCACCTGAGAAAATCCCCCCGCAGCTGTGCTGagtgtgaggtttgggggtgccagCCAGCCTGCCTCAGCATGGGGGTCCcactgggtgctggcagcccCAGTAGCACCCCCAGCATGTCCTGGCCTGGGACCAGCATGTTGCAATGAGCTGCCGCGTTCACAGCTCTGGGAGCTGTGTCCTCAAAGCCACTGGCAAGCCTGGACCTGTGAGGGCTGTGCCGAGCATTGCGGAGGGTGTGGTGGAGCCAGGCTGGCtaccagcagcacccccagcctcgGGGGACAGGGGGTGGTTTGGTGTGGAACCCGAGCTCCTGGCTCAGCTCAGCCGCCCCATCGCGTGCTTTGCTGTGCGATGGAAACCGCGTGGGGCCGTCATGAGCCCTGTGGGTGCATCTCCACTCAGTTGCAGGGTGGGATGCTCTCCTGGGACTGGTGGTCCCTTGTTCCAGGTGCTTGTCTGTGTGGCCAAGACAGCCAGATGTGCAAGGTGCTAAACATCTGCCAGCAGCCAGTCCCTGCCTGTCCTTATCCCAGGCGCTGCTTCTGCAGGATCTGGCCACCAAGGCTACCGAAGCTGCTGGGCTCATTGCAGGTGTGTTTTGCGAGTCTGTCCTTGGCAAAGGTGTTCCGAAACCCTGGGCCTTGGTTGTGCCTTTGCTGGGGATACCAGGAAGGTGATGGTTCATGCATGTCTCCTTGCAGCAGGCTCAGGATGAAGCACAGTCTGAAAGCAAAGCCAGAGCTTGGGGCTGCCTAAATTTGAAGGCAACCTGCTGGGACCAGCATGAAGAGTAGGCTGGCATGCTGtcccctgctgctgccccagTGAGCAGTCATACCACCAACGACCAGTTTGTTGTTGGAAACCAGTTTGTTGCAGCCGCAAGTCCATTTCTATTCTGCATGCCAAGGGCGGGAGTGTTTCAGCATGGGGCAGGTGTCATCAGACCTCTGTGTGGTTTGGTATGGACGAGGATAGACACGAGTGCTGATGTCCCCATGGCTCTGCCCAGCTGGGCTGTTGTGAGGTGCTGGGGGTGCTCCCAGTGCCGAAAGGCACCTTTTCTTCCATGGATGCTGCCCTTTCTGCCGCAGTGTCACCCTGCCAGCCCTGGAGTTTTGCCAGGCATTTTGCCCAGTGTTGACATTGCAGAGAGAAAAGACCCGGTTTTTAATCATGGGCTGGT
The DNA window shown above is from Patagioenas fasciata isolate bPatFas1 chromosome 16, bPatFas1.hap1, whole genome shotgun sequence and carries:
- the SDC4 gene encoding syndecan-4 isoform X1, whose protein sequence is MPLSRVPPMLRAALLLGLLLPAAAESVRETETMDARWLDYPASGDLPDDEDIGGFRPHLTSDGSEIDDASGSGEFSDSEDAVYLTTMDTPLISDNYIPGDTERKIEGEKKNTLVDNEIIPDKAAPVEEDVSNKISMASTANSSIFERTEVLTALIAGGAVGLLFAVCLILLLVYRMKKKDEGSYDLGKKPIYKKAPTNEFYA
- the SDC4 gene encoding syndecan-4 isoform X2, which encodes MDARWLDYPASGDLPDDEDIGGFRPHLTSDGSEIDDASGSGEFSDSEDAVYLTTMDTPLISDNYIPGDTERKIEGEKKNTLVDNEIIPDKAAPVEEDVSNKISMASTANSSIFERTEVLTALIAGGAVGLLFAVCLILLLVYRMKKKDEGSYDLGKKPIYKKAPTNEFYA